From one Aggregicoccus sp. 17bor-14 genomic stretch:
- a CDS encoding ferritin-like domain-containing protein produces MAAHTHSTDTLVSFFQEELAAAQVYEQALSKLEHARARDRLRECGKDHQRRAQLLRERLELLGRTPPDTQGRGTGFSKLSNLGSSDLGISAASVVQSLAEGEEYELQDYVNKLDRLDEESRRFVEEQLLSAQRQTHASVSALHRTLH; encoded by the coding sequence ATGGCTGCACACACGCATTCCACCGATACGTTGGTGTCGTTCTTCCAGGAGGAGCTGGCGGCAGCGCAGGTCTACGAGCAGGCGCTCTCGAAGCTGGAGCACGCGCGGGCGCGCGACCGGCTGCGCGAGTGCGGCAAGGATCACCAGCGCCGCGCCCAGCTGCTGCGCGAGCGCCTCGAGCTGCTGGGCCGCACCCCGCCGGACACGCAGGGCCGCGGCACCGGCTTCTCGAAGCTGAGCAACCTCGGCTCGAGCGACCTCGGCATCTCGGCGGCGAGCGTGGTGCAGTCGCTCGCGGAGGGCGAGGAGTACGAGCTGCAGGACTACGTGAACAAGCTGGACCGGCTCGACGAGGAGAGCCGCCGCTTCGTGGAGGAGCAGCTGCTCAGCGCCCAGCGGCAGACGCACGCCTCGGTGAGCGCGCTGCACCGCACGCTGCACTGA
- a CDS encoding lysophospholipid acyltransferase family protein → MIPARKGGPAGWVLDRYVGHKVRGAFRGLWVQGEPLPPPTRARLVYMNHCSWWDGFMLHQLAKSAGWDAYALMEEQNLRRYPFLARLGAFSVRRGEGASALESLRYAKALFSRPRTAVFVFPEGEQRPFGGGPLRLEGGVALLARAAGAECLPVAVRYVLLEHERPDILLDVGRAHPPAPLAHFERALQGGVDRLSAASSTAGFRLQVAGARGVAERWDAVRGRSARGEARA, encoded by the coding sequence ATGATCCCCGCGCGAAAGGGCGGCCCCGCGGGCTGGGTGCTGGACCGCTACGTGGGCCACAAGGTGCGCGGCGCCTTCCGCGGCCTCTGGGTGCAGGGCGAGCCCCTGCCGCCGCCCACCCGCGCGCGGCTCGTCTACATGAACCACTGCAGCTGGTGGGACGGCTTCATGCTGCACCAGCTCGCGAAGAGCGCCGGCTGGGACGCGTACGCACTGATGGAGGAGCAGAACCTGCGCCGCTACCCCTTCCTCGCGCGGCTGGGGGCCTTCAGCGTGCGGCGCGGCGAGGGTGCGAGCGCGCTGGAGAGCCTGCGCTACGCGAAGGCGCTCTTCTCCCGGCCCCGCACGGCCGTCTTCGTCTTCCCCGAGGGCGAGCAGCGCCCCTTCGGCGGCGGCCCCCTGCGCCTGGAGGGCGGGGTGGCGCTGCTCGCGCGGGCGGCCGGCGCCGAGTGCCTGCCGGTGGCCGTGCGCTACGTCCTCCTCGAGCACGAGCGCCCGGACATCCTGCTGGACGTGGGCAGGGCGCACCCGCCTGCGCCGCTCGCGCACTTCGAGCGCGCGCTGCAGGGGGGCGTGGACCGCCTCTCGGCCGCGAGCAGCACCGCGGGCTTCCGCCTGCAGGTGGCCGGCGCGCGCGGGGTGGCCGAGCGCTGGGATGCCGTCCGTGGGCGCAGCGCCCGCGGGGAGGCGCGCGCGTGA
- a CDS encoding DUF2267 domain-containing protein — protein MSNHSPQDTQSWTGLGQGISLEAFLRKISDRVVGLGPPEELAEAVFCALSERLSGGTARDLFEQLSPEVRELFISCRAHPKRDPEARGKNDFYLNVSEHLDIDQQQDARRVLHGVFAALHGQITDGVATQIQSELPADLKSTWAAARRVADRPA, from the coding sequence ATGTCGAACCACTCGCCGCAGGACACCCAGAGCTGGACGGGACTGGGCCAGGGCATCAGCCTCGAGGCCTTCCTGCGCAAGATCTCCGACCGCGTGGTGGGCCTGGGGCCGCCCGAGGAGCTGGCCGAGGCCGTGTTCTGCGCGCTCTCCGAGCGGCTCTCGGGCGGCACCGCGCGCGACCTCTTCGAGCAGCTGTCGCCCGAGGTGCGCGAGCTCTTCATCAGCTGCCGCGCCCACCCGAAGCGCGACCCCGAGGCGCGCGGCAAGAACGACTTCTACCTCAACGTCTCCGAGCACCTGGACATCGACCAGCAGCAGGACGCGCGCCGCGTGCTGCACGGCGTGTTCGCCGCGCTGCACGGGCAGATCACCGATGGCGTGGCCACGCAGATCCAGAGCGAGCTGCCCGCGGACCTCAAGTCCACCTGGGCCGCGGCGCGCCGCGTGGCGGACCGCCCCGCCTGA
- a CDS encoding carotenoid 1,2-hydratase — MRACLPPLPELPRAAGAYRWFYADVSAGDYSAVCIFMLGSLFSPRYAVRASRGGLPLEHCAVNFALYHRGQRRCWVLSEYPQARVSGGTHLAIGRSQLVREPDGSVRMEVDERSAPWGRPVRAQLRLEPLTPPGEEVRLVEGLPHAWQALAPRARARLQVDGLELEGLGYHDTNHGEEPLGRRLQRWAWTRTHLEDRTLVDYRLPDGTLALRLDASERGVSLERHAAPGDGRTGLTGWGLRVPRQLHGGEAVSPRLLESSPFYARVEARGQGVDALGEVADFRRFHSPFIRWMAHFRTRVERAA; from the coding sequence ATGAGGGCCTGCCTCCCGCCCCTGCCGGAGCTGCCGCGCGCGGCCGGCGCCTACCGCTGGTTCTACGCGGACGTGAGCGCGGGGGACTACAGCGCGGTGTGCATCTTCATGCTGGGCAGCCTCTTCAGCCCCCGCTACGCGGTGCGCGCCTCGCGCGGCGGGCTGCCGCTCGAGCACTGCGCGGTGAACTTCGCCCTCTACCACCGCGGCCAGCGCCGCTGCTGGGTGCTGAGCGAGTACCCGCAGGCGCGCGTGAGCGGCGGCACGCACCTCGCCATCGGGCGCTCGCAGCTGGTGCGCGAGCCGGACGGCAGCGTGCGCATGGAGGTGGACGAGCGCAGCGCGCCGTGGGGCCGCCCCGTGCGCGCGCAGCTGCGGCTCGAGCCCCTCACGCCCCCGGGCGAGGAGGTGCGGCTGGTGGAGGGGCTGCCGCACGCGTGGCAGGCGCTCGCCCCGCGCGCCCGCGCCCGGCTGCAGGTGGACGGGCTGGAGCTCGAGGGCCTCGGCTACCACGACACGAACCACGGCGAGGAGCCGCTGGGACGCAGGCTGCAGCGCTGGGCCTGGACCCGCACCCACCTCGAGGACCGCACCCTCGTGGACTACCGCCTGCCGGACGGCACGCTCGCGCTGCGCCTGGATGCGAGCGAGCGGGGCGTGAGCCTCGAGCGCCACGCGGCGCCGGGCGACGGCCGCACCGGCCTCACCGGCTGGGGCCTGCGCGTGCCGCGGCAGCTGCACGGGGGCGAGGCGGTCAGCCCGCGCCTGCTGGAGAGCAGCCCCTTCTACGCGCGGGTGGAGGCGCGGGGGCAGGGCGTGGACGCGCTGGGCGAGGTGGCCGACTTCCGCCGCTTCCACTCACCCTTCATCCGCTGGATGGCGCACTTCCGCACCCGCGTGGAGCGTGCCGCGTGA
- a CDS encoding MerR family transcriptional regulator has product MAERTYRIHVAAELSGVRQELIRAWERRHQVLSPQRNAAGYRVYTDQDVALLRRLKQLTEEGVSISEAARLLPQLREELAQRESAPTPGANGDAGAEAWRRAVLAAAEAWDQARVSRILDEAFAALSPLRACADVLMPLQQEVGTRWEEGRLSIGQEHLVTQVVRARLVGLLHAAPSYGSARAVLACFPEEQHELGLLGAAVQLHHAGYRVTVLGQRTPLAELARVARHLGAQRVGLSCVHDPGAEAFTRTLEELRTLLPRGPETPQLWVGGRAAQRHAEACAAADVRLFRGADDWAQLAG; this is encoded by the coding sequence ATGGCCGAGCGCACCTACCGCATTCATGTCGCAGCCGAGCTCTCGGGGGTTCGCCAGGAGCTCATCCGTGCTTGGGAGCGCCGCCACCAGGTGCTCTCCCCCCAGCGCAACGCCGCGGGCTACCGCGTCTACACCGACCAGGACGTGGCGCTGCTGCGCCGCCTGAAGCAGCTCACCGAGGAGGGCGTCTCCATCAGCGAGGCCGCCCGGCTGCTGCCCCAGCTGCGCGAGGAGCTCGCCCAGCGCGAGAGCGCCCCCACCCCGGGGGCGAACGGGGACGCGGGCGCCGAGGCCTGGCGGCGCGCCGTGCTCGCCGCGGCGGAGGCGTGGGACCAGGCGCGCGTCTCGCGCATCCTCGACGAGGCCTTCGCGGCCCTGAGCCCGCTGCGCGCCTGCGCGGACGTGCTCATGCCCCTGCAGCAGGAGGTGGGCACGCGCTGGGAGGAGGGGCGGCTGTCCATCGGCCAGGAGCACCTGGTGACGCAGGTGGTGCGCGCGCGCCTCGTGGGCCTGCTGCACGCGGCGCCCTCCTACGGCAGCGCGCGCGCGGTGCTCGCGTGCTTCCCCGAGGAGCAGCACGAGCTGGGGCTGCTGGGCGCGGCGGTGCAGCTGCACCACGCGGGCTACCGCGTGACGGTGCTCGGCCAGCGCACGCCGCTCGCGGAGCTGGCCCGCGTGGCGCGCCACCTGGGCGCGCAGCGGGTGGGGCTCTCGTGCGTGCACGACCCGGGCGCGGAGGCCTTCACGCGCACGCTGGAGGAGCTGCGCACGCTGCTGCCCCGCGGCCCCGAGACGCCGCAGCTGTGGGTGGGCGGGCGCGCCGCGCAGCGCCACGCGGAGGCGTGCGCCGCGGCGGACGTGCGCCTCTTCCGCGGCGCGGACGACTGGGCCCAGCTCGCGGGCTAG
- a CDS encoding glycosyltransferase → MSGVLLLSCLWALAAALFSAVALLRLRAQASGARAPGEPPPVLLLRPVDAPTPAELRALVHPVDYAGALEQVVLSPEPPGVPLPQGMRWLASEPLTPNRKVGHLQHALRVLRPSSDGGRVVLAVDADVAVTGALVEALARPVAAGAPLCSAAWTPVAAAGPRGVGGLALEGLLRHTHHSFHALHAMSAGAPAISGKALALSPEAMALLPGLGEHIGEDLELSSRLHARGLRPALAPAVARVPLLDPLALRPALARISRWMQVLRSHRPALYPTVPLLFAPTPVLLLLALLLDAAPLWLALLPLGAVRCALSLRLGQLSGEGERGGMRAFGWLAGEGLLLAAFVDSLLRGGRVTWRGRRFQLSAGGRMRPLATGAPEAAHAPVGDAR, encoded by the coding sequence GTGAGCGGGGTCCTGCTGCTCTCCTGCCTCTGGGCGCTCGCCGCGGCGCTGTTCAGCGCGGTGGCGCTGCTGCGGCTGCGCGCGCAGGCCTCCGGTGCACGGGCGCCCGGGGAGCCGCCCCCGGTGCTGCTCCTGCGCCCGGTGGATGCGCCCACGCCCGCCGAGCTGCGCGCGCTCGTGCACCCGGTGGACTACGCGGGCGCGCTGGAGCAGGTGGTGCTCAGCCCCGAGCCCCCCGGCGTGCCGCTGCCGCAGGGGATGCGCTGGCTCGCCTCGGAGCCGCTCACCCCCAACCGCAAGGTGGGCCACCTGCAGCACGCGCTGCGGGTGCTGCGCCCCTCATCGGATGGGGGGCGGGTGGTGCTCGCGGTGGATGCCGACGTGGCCGTGACGGGCGCGCTGGTGGAGGCGCTGGCCCGGCCGGTGGCTGCGGGGGCCCCGCTGTGCAGCGCGGCCTGGACGCCCGTGGCAGCGGCCGGTCCCCGGGGCGTGGGAGGGCTCGCGCTCGAGGGGCTGCTGCGCCACACGCACCACAGCTTCCACGCCCTGCACGCGATGAGCGCCGGCGCGCCTGCCATCTCGGGCAAGGCGCTCGCGCTCTCCCCCGAGGCGATGGCGCTCCTTCCCGGCCTGGGCGAGCACATCGGGGAGGACCTGGAGCTCTCGAGCCGCCTGCACGCGCGCGGACTTCGCCCTGCGCTCGCCCCGGCCGTCGCCCGGGTTCCGCTGCTCGACCCGCTCGCCCTGCGCCCCGCGCTCGCGCGCATCTCGCGCTGGATGCAGGTGCTGCGCAGCCACCGCCCCGCGCTCTACCCCACGGTGCCCCTGCTCTTCGCGCCCACCCCCGTGCTGCTGCTGCTCGCGCTGCTGCTCGATGCGGCGCCGCTCTGGCTCGCGCTGCTCCCGCTCGGGGCCGTGCGCTGCGCGCTCTCGCTGCGGCTCGGCCAGCTCAGCGGGGAGGGGGAGCGCGGGGGCATGAGGGCCTTCGGGTGGCTCGCCGGAGAGGGGCTGCTGCTCGCGGCCTTCGTGGACTCGCTGCTGCGCGGGGGACGGGTCACCTGGCGCGGGCGCCGCTTCCAGCTGTCGGCCGGGGGGCGGATGCGGCCGCTGGCGACGGGGGCTCCCGAGGCTGCGCACGCTCCGGTGGGAGACGCCCGATGA
- a CDS encoding lycopene cyclase domain-containing protein, translated as MMDTRYAYLVHLLGWGLPVLALQLAALASHYRARTGRVLRAVLPPALAVGTYLSAADHVAIRRGIWVFGDARHVGVYVGAVPLEEVLFFFVTSLLVALGIALFTALLEVRQAPSRGGAR; from the coding sequence ATGATGGACACCCGCTACGCCTACCTCGTGCACCTGCTGGGCTGGGGGCTGCCCGTGCTCGCGCTGCAGCTCGCGGCGCTCGCCTCGCACTACCGCGCCCGCACGGGGCGGGTGCTGCGCGCGGTGCTGCCGCCGGCGCTCGCGGTGGGCACCTACCTGAGCGCGGCGGACCACGTGGCCATCCGCCGCGGCATCTGGGTGTTCGGAGACGCGCGCCACGTGGGCGTCTACGTGGGCGCGGTGCCGCTCGAGGAGGTGCTCTTCTTCTTCGTCACCAGCCTGCTGGTGGCCCTCGGCATCGCGCTGTTCACCGCGCTGCTGGAGGTGCGCCAGGCGCCTTCGCGGGGAGGCGCGCGATGA
- a CDS encoding lycopene cyclase domain-containing protein: MTLTYARFLALFVCVPVLALAWRYRRVLDRRALAPLWLLLPVVYVATTPWDNYAVARGLWGFARAQTWGVFVGYLPLEEYLFFGLQTLLVGLWARARLARALGEQRP; encoded by the coding sequence ATGACGCTCACCTACGCGCGCTTCCTCGCGCTCTTCGTCTGCGTGCCGGTGCTCGCGCTCGCGTGGCGCTACCGGCGCGTGCTGGACCGGCGCGCGCTCGCGCCGCTGTGGCTGCTCTTGCCGGTGGTCTACGTGGCCACCACGCCGTGGGACAACTACGCGGTGGCGCGCGGGCTGTGGGGCTTCGCGCGCGCGCAGACCTGGGGCGTGTTCGTGGGCTACCTGCCGCTCGAGGAGTACCTCTTCTTCGGGCTGCAGACGCTGCTCGTCGGGCTGTGGGCGCGCGCGCGGCTCGCGCGGGCCCTGGGAGAGCAGCGCCCATGA
- a CDS encoding cobalamin-dependent protein (Presence of a B(12) (cobalamin)-binding domain implies dependence on cobalamin itself, in one of its several forms, or in some unusual lineages, dependence on a cobalamin-like analog.) → MTLRIRTIARLTGIREATLRAWERRYGFPRPHRSENNYRVYGREEVEGVRRVARLIEEGLSASEAIAQVRTTPLRTLPVREQLAERFWSAVAVMDAEGAEAVLEEGLSGMDALAACDEVLMPLLREMSSRLDVAREHLASALIRTRLRALLHAEAGPRAPAGPRAVLACAPLDHHEGGLLALALHLKREGWRLTLLGADTPAEALRSACAQLHPDVVALSCVRRRDAEELLPLLQAAVAACSPVPVVVGGPAAREQLRAVFAAGAQYADSAGELRALLPQLRAAHPQP, encoded by the coding sequence GTGACGCTGCGCATCCGCACCATCGCCCGCCTCACGGGCATCCGCGAGGCCACGCTGCGCGCGTGGGAGCGCCGCTACGGCTTCCCCCGCCCGCACCGCAGCGAGAACAACTACCGCGTGTACGGCCGCGAGGAGGTGGAGGGGGTGCGGCGCGTGGCGCGCCTCATCGAGGAGGGCCTGAGCGCGAGCGAGGCCATCGCCCAGGTGCGCACCACGCCCCTGCGCACCCTGCCCGTGCGCGAGCAGCTCGCCGAGCGCTTCTGGAGCGCGGTGGCGGTGATGGACGCGGAAGGGGCGGAGGCCGTGCTGGAGGAGGGGCTCTCCGGGATGGACGCGCTCGCCGCCTGCGACGAGGTGCTGATGCCGCTGCTGCGCGAGATGAGCAGCCGGCTGGACGTGGCGCGCGAGCACCTGGCCAGCGCCCTCATCCGCACCCGGCTGCGCGCCCTGCTGCACGCCGAGGCCGGCCCCCGGGCGCCCGCGGGCCCCCGGGCGGTGCTCGCATGTGCGCCTCTGGACCACCACGAGGGAGGGCTGCTCGCGCTCGCCCTGCACCTCAAGCGCGAGGGCTGGCGCCTCACCCTGCTGGGCGCGGACACGCCCGCCGAGGCGCTGCGCAGCGCCTGCGCCCAGCTGCACCCGGACGTGGTGGCGCTCTCCTGCGTGCGCCGCCGGGACGCCGAGGAGCTGCTGCCCCTGCTGCAGGCGGCCGTGGCTGCCTGCTCGCCCGTCCCCGTGGTGGTGGGGGGGCCGGCGGCCCGCGAGCAGCTGCGCGCGGTGTTCGCCGCCGGGGCCCAGTACGCCGACTCGGCAGGCGAGCTGCGCGCCCTGCTTCCGCAGTTGCGCGCGGCGCACCCCCAGCCGTAA